One window of the Desulforegula conservatrix Mb1Pa genome contains the following:
- a CDS encoding microcin C ABC transporter permease YejB, with product MAAYIIRRLLLIIPTLLGIMTINFFVIQLAPGGPVDQMIAKLQGQGGEHMERVTQGQGEIVKSGQGDKPGYRGARGMDPALVKEIEKLYGFDRPIWERYVKMLRSYIVFDFGESFFKGQKVLDIIIQKLPVSISLGVWSTLIIYFASIPLGIKKAIKHGSHFDIWTSSAIIIGNAVPGFLFAVILIVLFAGGNYLSIFPLRGLVSENFDSLSIFGKAIDYFWHLVLPVGTLVLGGMATLTMLTKNSFLDEIGKQYVTTAKAKGLEDNKILYGHVFRNAMLLVISGFPAAFVSMFLTGSLLIEVVFSLDGLGLLGFESTLTRDYPVMFGSLYIFTLIGLVMNLVSDITYVLVDPRIDFASREQG from the coding sequence ATGGCTGCTTACATCATAAGGCGATTACTGCTGATAATCCCCACACTGCTCGGCATAATGACCATCAATTTTTTTGTCATTCAGCTCGCACCGGGCGGCCCGGTAGATCAGATGATCGCGAAACTCCAGGGTCAGGGCGGAGAGCATATGGAAAGGGTGACCCAGGGACAGGGCGAAATTGTCAAATCAGGACAGGGTGACAAACCCGGATACAGAGGCGCAAGGGGAATGGATCCTGCCCTTGTCAAGGAGATTGAAAAGCTCTATGGGTTTGACCGGCCGATCTGGGAAAGATATGTAAAAATGCTCAGGAGCTATATTGTCTTTGATTTTGGAGAAAGCTTCTTCAAAGGCCAAAAAGTTCTGGATATAATAATTCAGAAACTTCCGGTCTCTATTTCTCTTGGAGTATGGAGCACTCTCATAATTTATTTTGCCAGCATTCCCCTTGGAATAAAAAAAGCCATTAAGCACGGCTCTCATTTCGATATCTGGACAAGCAGCGCAATCATCATAGGAAATGCGGTTCCAGGCTTTCTGTTTGCAGTTATCCTAATAGTCCTTTTTGCCGGGGGCAATTATCTTTCAATTTTTCCTCTTCGGGGACTTGTTTCTGAAAATTTTGACAGCCTCTCCATTTTCGGAAAAGCGATTGATTATTTCTGGCACCTTGTTCTTCCTGTCGGAACACTTGTTCTGGGAGGAATGGCAACACTCACTATGCTTACAAAAAATTCGTTTCTTGATGAAATCGGCAAACAGTATGTAACTACAGCAAAGGCAAAGGGACTTGAAGACAATAAAATCCTTTACGGCCATGTTTTCAGGAATGCAATGCTTCTTGTAATTTCCGGATTCCCGGCAGCATTTGTTTCCATGTTTCTTACCGGATCGCTTCTCATAGAAGTGGTTTTCTCACTTGACGGCTTAGGTCTTCTTGGCTTTGAATCAACCCTGACAAGGGACTACCCTGTCATGTTCGGATCTCTCTACATATTCACACTTATAGGACTCGTCATGAACCTTGTGAGTGATATTACTTATGTTCTTGTCGATCCGAGGATAGATTTTGCGTCAAGGGAGCAGGGATAA
- a CDS encoding extracellular solute-binding protein has protein sequence MKKFIILCISLLWAASAYSAETHTTHALSLGNPPKYPSDFKHFDYVNPDAPKAGHYRAEANGTFDSFNPFIIKGAAAAGVDLLFDTLTESADDEVFARYGLIAEKMEMPSDKSWIIFHINPKARFSDGTQITAEDVEFTFKLLVSKGAPMYKQYYRDVVKAETLDEKRIKFSFKDGKNPELPLILGQLTVLPKHFWESRDFSKGGLEIPVGSGPYLIDKFIPGKSVTYKRNPEYWAKDHPACKGRYNFEKISYEYFRDDTVSLEAFKAGKYDFITESSAKNWATQYTGKFFDNGVIKKELIPHEMPQGMQGFVFNTRRDFFSDRKVREALTQALDFEWSNKALFYGQYKRSSSYFSNSELASSGLPSEEELKLLSPFRDELPDDLFSKPFKLPVSGDRDKLRENLKKADKLLNEAGFIVKDMKRINKETDQPFRFEILIHQKNFERVCLPFKRNLERLGIKVSIRLVDTAQYINRVNSFDFDMIVGGIGQSLSPGNEQLEFWHSSAADSPGSRNMAGIKNPAVDSIVEKLITAKDRKTLITTCQALDRVLLWNYYMIPQWHLPAIRVAYVDKFERKEPLPKYNSVSIMNWWINEEKENRINSLLKR, from the coding sequence ATGAAAAAATTTATTATTCTATGCATAAGTCTTTTATGGGCTGCTTCAGCATATTCCGCCGAAACGCACACAACCCACGCCCTTTCACTTGGCAATCCGCCCAAATACCCTTCTGACTTCAAACATTTTGATTATGTAAATCCCGATGCGCCCAAGGCGGGACATTACAGGGCCGAGGCAAACGGGACATTTGACAGCTTCAACCCATTCATTATCAAAGGAGCCGCAGCAGCCGGAGTTGACCTTCTTTTTGATACGCTCACTGAATCTGCTGATGACGAAGTATTCGCAAGATACGGTTTGATTGCGGAAAAAATGGAAATGCCTTCTGACAAATCCTGGATAATTTTCCATATAAATCCAAAGGCAAGATTCAGCGACGGAACACAAATAACAGCAGAAGATGTGGAATTCACATTCAAGCTCCTCGTTTCCAAAGGGGCTCCGATGTACAAGCAGTATTACAGGGATGTTGTAAAAGCCGAAACACTTGATGAAAAAAGGATTAAATTTTCTTTCAAGGATGGCAAAAACCCGGAACTGCCACTGATACTCGGTCAGCTGACAGTTCTTCCAAAACATTTCTGGGAAAGCAGGGATTTTTCAAAGGGAGGGCTTGAAATCCCCGTTGGAAGCGGCCCTTATCTAATAGACAAGTTTATTCCTGGAAAAAGCGTTACTTATAAGAGAAACCCGGAATATTGGGCCAAAGATCACCCTGCGTGCAAGGGAAGATATAATTTCGAAAAAATCTCGTATGAATATTTCAGGGATGACACAGTATCACTCGAAGCCTTCAAGGCCGGAAAATACGATTTCATAACCGAATCTTCCGCAAAGAACTGGGCTACACAGTATACCGGAAAATTCTTTGATAATGGCGTGATAAAAAAAGAGCTGATTCCCCATGAAATGCCCCAGGGCATGCAGGGTTTTGTTTTTAATACGAGGAGAGACTTTTTTTCCGATAGAAAGGTAAGGGAAGCACTTACCCAGGCCCTTGATTTTGAATGGAGCAACAAGGCGCTTTTTTACGGACAATATAAAAGAAGCAGCAGTTATTTTTCAAACTCTGAGCTTGCAAGCTCTGGCCTGCCATCTGAGGAAGAGCTGAAACTTCTTTCCCCTTTCAGGGATGAGCTTCCGGATGATCTTTTTTCAAAGCCGTTTAAGCTCCCAGTAAGCGGAGACAGGGACAAGCTGAGGGAAAATCTTAAAAAGGCTGATAAGCTCCTCAACGAAGCCGGTTTTATAGTTAAAGACATGAAAAGAATAAATAAGGAAACAGATCAACCTTTCCGTTTCGAAATACTAATACACCAGAAAAACTTTGAGCGTGTCTGCCTTCCTTTTAAAAGAAATCTTGAGAGATTAGGCATAAAAGTATCCATAAGACTTGTTGATACTGCCCAATACATAAACAGAGTCAACAGCTTTGATTTTGATATGATTGTTGGAGGCATTGGCCAATCACTTTCGCCTGGCAATGAGCAGCTTGAATTCTGGCATTCTTCGGCGGCAGACTCTCCTGGAAGCAGAAATATGGCAGGAATAAAGAATCCTGCCGTGGATTCAATTGTTGAAAAGCTGATTACGGCAAAAGACAGAAAAACACTCATAACCACCTGCCAGGCGCTGGACAGAGTTCTGCTCTGGAACTATTACATGATTCCGCAGTGGCATCTGCCGGCAATAAGGGTTGCATACGTGGACAAATTCGAGAGAAAAGAACCTCTCCCCAAATACAACAGCGTATCCATCATGAATTGGTGGATCAATGAAGAAAAAGAAAATAGAATCAACAGCTTGCTGAAAAGGTAA
- a CDS encoding histidine phosphatase family protein, producing the protein MDKTITVYLIRHGETTAQTRGLFSGISDLPLTEIGRSQADALSFRSDLSEIRTCISSPLSRCTETAERVFSGRVVFDEDLVEIDFGGWEMKTWQEISEKYPEKAEKWLRQEGDFCFPDGECIKGFFERIEIVAGKIKEYALSDKKHKIAVCTHGGVIKSLICLWLGIPPEKHFHFAADIASVSCLSISAGFGYLSFLNDTSHLNSVYLGGTGENTNG; encoded by the coding sequence TTGGACAAAACGATTACGGTTTATTTGATCAGGCATGGAGAAACAACTGCCCAGACAAGGGGACTCTTTTCAGGCATATCAGATCTTCCATTAACTGAAATTGGCAGAAGTCAGGCTGATGCTCTGTCTTTTCGGTCTGATTTGTCCGAAATACGGACCTGTATTTCAAGCCCTCTTTCAAGATGCACGGAAACAGCTGAAAGAGTATTCAGCGGCAGGGTTGTTTTTGATGAAGATCTTGTCGAGATCGATTTTGGAGGTTGGGAGATGAAAACATGGCAGGAAATTTCGGAAAAATACCCTGAAAAAGCTGAAAAATGGCTCAGGCAGGAAGGTGATTTCTGTTTTCCTGACGGAGAGTGCATTAAAGGTTTTTTTGAAAGAATAGAGATAGTTGCGGGAAAAATTAAAGAATATGCACTTTCTGATAAAAAACATAAAATTGCTGTTTGTACCCACGGAGGAGTCATCAAAAGTCTTATCTGTCTGTGGCTTGGTATCCCTCCTGAAAAGCATTTTCATTTTGCGGCTGATATCGCGTCCGTTTCCTGCCTTAGCATCTCAGCCGGCTTCGGATATCTTTCATTTCTAAATGACACGTCCCATTTGAATTCAGTTTATTTAGGTGGCACAGGGGAAAACACGAATGGGTAA
- a CDS encoding M16 family metallopeptidase: MKKLLLSAILLVFLFTQGCAPKNTQGPEAINQKSGSQASDPTGRYSWPNSVSDLEQDPAMTTGKFENGLRYVIMKNKKPEGRVSIHLNIQAGSGYENQGEEGIAHFLEHMLFNGTKSYPPGELVKYFQSIGMDYGSDLNARTSYDTAIYDIMLPSGDEKNMDKGLSVLSEFAEDALLLPDEVENEKGVILSEKRVRNSAEYRIAIATQKFIFNGLRITERIPIGSEEVIKTANTRLIKDFYDAWYRPDRMMVVIVGETDVKKAEDLVKKHFSGIKPRAEKRQEPELGTVDHKGTKAFYQYEKEAGGTTVSINTVRSVPAKPDTIEAEKDAMVKMMAMGILQERLDSIARKKNSPFTKVYSGTGISLREIDHTAVYASCEQKNWESALSSISKEIETALKFGFDKAESERVKKKVLSGIDREIATAPTRDSKALANEIIDSMNDGRVFISPEYQKKTFAPFIASLKAEDFEKAFKEIWKDDHRLVLLTGNADVSDKASKAEDQIIAAYENGKSLATEKPSGKTDIKFPYLKVPANPGKIIKKTKDKDLDITTLEFENGVVLHYKKTAFKADEIMMSVAFGDGKISEPKTKPGLGFISEAVMNQSGTATYLAEDLQKVLAGKNISSSFQTSGERFNYQCSSSKEDLTTLFDLVYSQISDPGFRDETLERKIKQHEQDYEGFTKSADGLMRIKAPYFLSGNDQRFMMPDPNTLKKFVVNDLKSWIAPSIAESAMEISVAGDFDEAELTRLVSAYFGSMKKKKPFTKIQQVKLNFPEGKKLDLSVKSQEKNASIHIVWPTPDIKSINDLKTIRRLNILSSVLENRLIKVVREKLGETYSPAAIFDIEMNYEGSAGIHVLINSSTEKADEIKKVAMDIAAGLSNSEITDEEFEQAINPVLTALKEKLQKNIYWVSGVMTGSVQKPEKFTWSKNAMQDHKSIKKTEVAALAKKYLDNKKAAVITVKSIEETASGVNQKS, encoded by the coding sequence ATGAAAAAATTGCTTTTATCCGCCATACTCCTTGTTTTTTTATTTACCCAGGGATGCGCCCCAAAAAACACACAAGGCCCCGAAGCAATAAACCAAAAATCAGGCAGTCAGGCATCAGATCCTACAGGTCGATATTCTTGGCCTAATTCTGTCAGCGACCTCGAACAGGATCCAGCAATGACAACAGGCAAATTTGAAAACGGCCTCAGATATGTGATCATGAAAAACAAAAAACCTGAAGGCAGAGTAAGCATTCATCTTAATATTCAGGCAGGATCAGGATATGAAAATCAAGGAGAGGAAGGCATTGCCCATTTTCTTGAGCACATGCTCTTCAATGGCACGAAAAGCTATCCGCCTGGTGAACTGGTAAAATATTTCCAGAGCATAGGCATGGATTACGGAAGCGACCTGAATGCAAGAACAAGCTATGATACAGCCATATACGATATTATGCTTCCTTCGGGCGATGAAAAAAATATGGACAAGGGACTTTCTGTTCTTTCTGAATTTGCTGAAGACGCCCTGCTTCTGCCTGATGAAGTTGAAAACGAAAAGGGAGTCATTCTTTCAGAAAAAAGAGTAAGAAACAGCGCCGAATACAGAATTGCAATAGCAACCCAGAAATTCATTTTCAACGGCCTCAGAATTACGGAAAGAATTCCGATTGGTTCCGAAGAAGTCATAAAGACAGCAAATACAAGGCTTATAAAAGATTTCTATGATGCATGGTACAGACCTGACAGAATGATGGTTGTAATTGTTGGCGAAACCGACGTCAAAAAAGCTGAAGATCTCGTAAAAAAGCATTTTTCAGGTATTAAACCAAGGGCTGAAAAAAGACAGGAACCCGAACTTGGCACTGTAGATCATAAAGGAACCAAGGCCTTTTATCAGTATGAAAAAGAAGCAGGAGGCACAACTGTAAGCATAAACACTGTAAGAAGCGTGCCTGCCAAACCTGATACCATTGAAGCAGAAAAAGACGCCATGGTAAAAATGATGGCAATGGGCATTCTTCAGGAACGCCTTGATTCCATAGCAAGAAAAAAGAATTCTCCCTTTACAAAGGTATATTCAGGGACAGGTATATCATTAAGGGAAATTGACCATACAGCTGTATACGCCAGTTGTGAGCAGAAAAACTGGGAAAGCGCCCTATCTTCCATATCCAAGGAAATTGAAACAGCCTTAAAATTCGGGTTTGACAAAGCCGAGTCCGAAAGGGTCAAAAAAAAGGTACTTTCAGGAATAGACAGAGAAATAGCTACTGCTCCAACCAGAGACAGCAAGGCTCTTGCCAATGAAATCATTGATAGCATGAATGACGGCAGGGTTTTCATTTCTCCTGAATACCAGAAAAAAACATTCGCTCCTTTTATTGCCTCTCTGAAAGCCGAAGATTTTGAAAAAGCATTCAAGGAAATCTGGAAGGACGATCACAGATTGGTTCTACTCACTGGAAATGCCGATGTATCAGATAAGGCATCCAAAGCTGAAGACCAGATTATAGCTGCATATGAAAATGGCAAGTCTCTTGCCACAGAAAAACCATCCGGAAAAACAGACATCAAATTCCCTTATCTGAAAGTTCCTGCAAATCCAGGGAAAATCATAAAAAAAACAAAAGACAAGGATCTTGACATCACAACTCTGGAATTTGAAAACGGGGTAGTTCTTCATTATAAAAAAACCGCTTTTAAAGCCGATGAAATAATGATGTCCGTGGCATTCGGGGATGGAAAAATCTCTGAGCCAAAAACAAAACCCGGGCTTGGCTTCATTTCAGAAGCAGTAATGAATCAAAGCGGCACCGCAACATATCTTGCCGAGGATCTTCAAAAAGTTCTGGCAGGCAAAAATATCAGTTCCTCGTTTCAGACCAGTGGAGAAAGGTTTAATTATCAGTGCTCTTCTTCCAAGGAAGATCTTACGACACTTTTCGACCTTGTTTACTCCCAGATTTCTGACCCAGGATTCAGGGATGAAACCCTTGAAAGAAAAATCAAGCAACATGAACAGGATTATGAAGGGTTTACCAAATCCGCAGATGGATTGATGAGAATCAAGGCTCCATATTTCCTTTCAGGAAATGACCAGAGATTCATGATGCCAGATCCGAACACTCTGAAAAAATTTGTGGTCAACGACCTTAAATCGTGGATAGCGCCATCGATTGCAGAATCAGCTATGGAAATAAGCGTTGCCGGTGACTTTGACGAAGCTGAACTTACAAGACTGGTATCAGCATATTTCGGTTCCATGAAAAAAAAGAAGCCTTTTACTAAAATCCAGCAGGTAAAACTGAACTTCCCTGAAGGAAAAAAACTGGATCTTTCGGTCAAAAGCCAGGAAAAAAACGCTTCCATCCACATTGTTTGGCCGACTCCTGACATCAAAAGCATAAATGATCTTAAAACCATAAGAAGACTCAACATTCTTTCTTCTGTACTTGAAAACAGACTCATAAAAGTTGTCAGGGAAAAACTCGGAGAAACCTATTCTCCTGCCGCAATCTTTGACATAGAGATGAATTATGAAGGTTCTGCCGGAATTCATGTGCTTATAAATTCAAGCACTGAAAAGGCCGATGAAATAAAGAAGGTGGCAATGGATATAGCGGCAGGGCTAAGCAATTCAGAAATAACGGATGAGGAGTTCGAGCAGGCCATCAATCCAGTACTGACTGCGCTGAAAGAAAAACTCCAGAAAAACATCTACTGGGTCAGCGGAGTAATGACAGGGTCAGTTCAGAAACCTGAAAAATTCACATGGTCAAAAAACGCCATGCAGGATCATAAATCAATTAAGAAAACTGAAGTGGCTGCTTTAGCAAAAAAATACCTTGATAACAAAAAAGCGGCTGTCATTACTGTTAAAAGCATTGAAGAGACTGCTTCAGGCGTTAATCAGAAATCATGA
- a CDS encoding ABC transporter permease yields MSPVTKRRIQAFKSNKRAIWSLRIFMLLFIVSLFAEVIANDRPVVVKYNGVLYYPFLKSYPETTFGGYFGTEPDYAETYVKELINKKGWIAWPAIKYRYDSTNYDLTQPAPCPPNLKNWLGTDDQGRDVFARLIYGFRVSVLFGLCLTITSSALGIAAGAIQGYFGGLADLAGQRFMEIWGGMPVLFLLIILSSFVEPNYGWLLAITLAFGWMALVGPIRAEFLKGRNLDYVKAARSLGITSTSIIFRHILPNALVATLTFLPFLLTGAITTLTSLDFLGFGLPPGSASLGELLAQGKANLHAPWLGISAFVTLAAMLSMLVFIGEGLRDAMDPRHFSQRGQ; encoded by the coding sequence ATGTCTCCAGTAACAAAAAGAAGAATCCAGGCATTCAAATCAAACAAAAGGGCCATCTGGTCTTTAAGAATATTCATGCTGCTTTTCATTGTCTCGCTTTTTGCTGAGGTGATAGCGAACGACAGACCTGTTGTGGTTAAATACAACGGAGTGCTCTACTATCCGTTTCTGAAATCTTACCCGGAAACGACTTTTGGCGGATATTTTGGCACGGAGCCTGATTATGCCGAAACCTACGTCAAAGAATTGATAAATAAAAAAGGATGGATAGCCTGGCCAGCTATAAAATACAGATATGATTCAACCAATTATGATCTGACCCAGCCTGCGCCCTGCCCTCCTAATCTCAAAAACTGGCTTGGTACAGATGACCAGGGCAGAGATGTTTTTGCAAGACTGATATATGGATTCAGAGTTTCAGTGCTGTTCGGCCTCTGCCTCACAATTACGAGTTCCGCTCTTGGGATAGCAGCTGGAGCCATCCAGGGATATTTCGGAGGACTCGCTGATCTTGCAGGCCAAAGATTCATGGAAATATGGGGAGGAATGCCGGTTCTTTTTCTTCTTATAATTCTTTCAAGCTTTGTGGAGCCGAACTATGGATGGCTGCTTGCCATAACCCTCGCTTTCGGCTGGATGGCACTTGTAGGTCCCATCAGGGCTGAATTCCTCAAAGGAAGAAACCTCGACTATGTCAAGGCCGCAAGAAGCCTTGGAATAACAAGCACATCCATTATTTTCAGACACATTCTTCCGAACGCTCTGGTCGCAACGCTAACATTCCTGCCGTTTCTTCTGACAGGAGCAATAACCACCCTCACCTCACTGGATTTCCTTGGATTCGGACTTCCTCCAGGATCAGCTTCACTCGGCGAACTTCTTGCCCAGGGCAAGGCGAACCTCCATGCGCCATGGCTTGGAATTTCTGCATTCGTTACGCTTGCGGCCATGCTCAGCATGTTAGTTTTCATTGGTGAAGGTCTTCGCGATGCAATGGACCCCAGACATTTTTCCCAGAGGGGGCAATAG